TGTTTCCCTTCTGGCAGACAAGAGGGCCTCCGGAGTCaccctgaaagggaagaagaaagaagtcaGTGTTGGGGAGGTGTGCCATGGGATGGTGCACAGGACAGGGTGCTGGTGCTCACCTGGCAGGAGGAGGCACCTGAGCCACCGGCACAGATCATGGAGTCGGTTATACGTGAGCCCCAATACTGCTGGCACTGATTGACAGTGACCAGGGGCAGAACCACCTGCTGTAGACGTGCTGGTGTCACATTGCCTGAGGGCCAAGAGGGTGGTCAAGCCGGCCTAGGATGCTTGTCCCCACCCTAACCCTCCCACCCAGGTCTTTGGCCCAATTTCCTACCCACGCCACTGAGACGGCCCCAGCCAGTGGTAACACATGTGAGGCCTGCAGTCAGCACCTCGTTCGAGGATGCCAGGCAAACTGGAGAGATGCGTGTTGTATACTGGGCTGGCGAGGCAAGCTTCAGTAGCGTCAGGTCATTGTTCATAGTGGTGGGGTTCCAGTTGGGGTGTGTGATGGCCTGTGGGGCCAGAAGGAGGCTGTGTAGGGCTGCCCCAGGCACAGGCACCCAGGGGGCTAATGGGTGCTGagtggggaggccaaggcatgccCTCAATTCTCATTCCCAGAGTCCATGCACCTACGCTGCCCATCTCCCTCTCAtgcctgcagccccagcactCACCCTTGAGATGGACAGAACCTGCACAGGCTCAGCACTGGATGATCGGTCATACtcacccaggatgacaaagtggcGGCCAGGGCTGTGGAGAAAGTGGGGTTGACAgccttggtggggggggggcagagcAAGGGAGAGGCATCCAGGGAAAGGATGTGGGCAGGGGTAGGGCACTAGAGTGCAGGTGCTCACCTGACATTGCAGTGGGCAGCAGTGACCACCCAGGACTGGCTGATTAGAGAGCCACCACAGAAATGGAAGCCACTGCTGTCCTAGGGTCAGGGGTGAGAGTTGGGGGCAGGGACTCAGCCCATGGCTAGGTATGAAGCACCCAGAATGGCTCCATCCCTATAATAAGCATACCTGCAGGGACACCTGCCAGGGCCAAGAGCCTGGTACTGCATTTTCCCCGTTGACAATCCTCTGGCTGAAGCTCAGTGCTGGTGTGATGGCAGGAATGCCACAGCCTGGCAATGGGGCTAGTGAGGACCTGCTCTCCACACTCCAGCCTACCTttccccaccttcttccctttGTGCCCCCTTAGCATCTCCATGACTATCTTAGTTATCCCCACCCAACCAGCCCCCTTGCCATCCATTCTTCCACATCTCCCTCCAACCTAGTCCCTGTTCCTTGTCCTtggttctcctttttcctttgccCACTTTGTTCACTTGCATTCTTTCCAGACAGCCTGGGTCTCTGGGCTAGTGCTGAGAGCAGGGGTACCCCCAGGGCTGTTCAGTAGGGCTACTCCTGGCCCACTCACCCCAGGAGGAGTCGAGGAGGACCAGGCTAAGGGTCAGACTGAGCagaagcattgtggcaggtctgAGGTCAACAGCTGGGCCTAGCTTTATAGGTCTTATCAACTTGAGTCAAAGTTCTGGGCCTATGGCCAGGCCAGCTATGTAGGCTCAGCCCCTTCCCACACTTTAGGAAAGTCTTGTTAGGCCAAGGTCCCCCTGACCTTATCAGACAAAACCCAGGTGTGAGGCTctcaccacctccacctcccaaagccTGGCCTCTGATTGGCTGCCTGAACCTCATATTCTAGGGGTTGAAGCACTGGGTACCAAGGACAGATGGTGGCTGGGATCCAAGGAGCCTCCCAAGGCTATCAGGGTACTCTGTGGGTGCTCAGCAAAGGCTTGTTGGATAAATGTGTCagttctctctgtgtctcttgtGACCCCCATCAGCCCAGAAAACTTGGAGTCAGTCTCCCTCCTAACACCCCAGCATGGGCAGACCAGGTATGGCTTATCATCTGAGTGGTCACAGGTAAGGAGTTGCAGGGGTAGACGTACTGGTAACTCCAACTTGTCTTTGGAGTTGAACAGCAGCTCCTCTTTCAGCCCTTCAGCCCTCAGTAGTGCTTGTGAGGGGCCAGAGAGGTGGGGgcttttgggggttttgttttgagactgaatcttaatctgtcacccaggctagagtgctgtggtgtcataactcacagcaacctcaaactcctgggctcaaagcaatccttcggcctcaggctcctgagtagctgggactacaggcactcaccacaacacccaactaatttttctatttttagtagacagggtcttgctcttggccaggtgtggtggttcacgcctgtaatcatagcactctgggaggccgaggtgggtgaattgcctgagctcatgagttcgagaccagcctgggcaagagcaagacccccatctctaaaaaacagatgggtgttgtcgtgggcacctaaaatcccagatacttgggaggctgaggcaagtgaatcacttgagcccaagagtttgaggtttctgtgagctatgattttacagcactctattgagagcaacaaagtgagactctaaatacTTTTATAATCCTAAAATTGT
This region of Nycticebus coucang isolate mNycCou1 chromosome 2, mNycCou1.pri, whole genome shotgun sequence genomic DNA includes:
- the CTRL gene encoding chymotrypsin-like protease CTRL-1 translates to MLLLSLTLSLVLLDSSWGCGIPAITPALSFSQRIVNGENAVPGSWPWQVSLQDSSGFHFCGGSLISQSWVVTAAHCNVSPGRHFVILGEYDRSSSAEPVQVLSISRAITHPNWNPTTMNNDLTLLKLASPAQYTTRISPVCLASSNEVLTAGLTCVTTGWGRLSGVGNVTPARLQQVVLPLVTVNQCQQYWGSRITDSMICAGGSGASSCQGDSGGPLVCQKGNTWVLIGVVSWGTSNCNVRAPAMYTRVSKFNTWINQVIAYN